From one Alicyclobacillus acidocaldarius subsp. acidocaldarius Tc-4-1 genomic stretch:
- a CDS encoding AAA family ATPase translates to MKPIRLVIQGLRSYRERQEIDFQALTEHGLFGIFGPTGSGKSTILDAITLALFGSATRASHNTQGTVNPLEARMEIVFEFEIGTGERRRRYRVERAFKRGNTALSVTTAASRLLELENPESGAPGLVMVAEGAREVDAAIQRILGLTDKDFTRAVVLPQGQFAEFLRLSGAERGMMLERLFGLERYGKKLADKVSQRLAEGNQEVGQLEAALAEVGDASEEALARAQTALQEATSALRSAEAARRDAEAHLRDLERVAELDAERRQAEAEADRLRERADEMASVEEKLLRHRRASVLMPLVKAWEEAAEGVRAAEAGAQSASAALQEAEARVDDAARSEREAAARREAEEPALLAQQALLREAEALERAWQDKARAAAEAEAELQAQRARLAAAQETCAQLEAEAQALRDGIEEAERAFRAHHVPPEVRSALDRLRRARDDWKAAALARAQEAKRLDVRRAEVEAAERAYRAAQEARSALLDEAQALEAAKAAHEGSKPPVSRDGIAHLRAWLLRAEERVHELAQAEQAVAAARKRRETVERARTQAEEVRNARANAAEAAREAMERLRSEWDARWAARERELLAALARELVEGQPCPVCGSTHHPNPAAGAVDEAEPWTDADDLALAGAESAWREAEDALRDAERQYQAAFAQAEVAERDLARAEEERSRRLTALAELWPEAPGAAGADVPESADGFRPHLRRAADEIAAGEEAWAAWEGRAKELADQWAVLTERLQRASGEVLAAEERLKAAKVEWERQRASADLAEEQVRASAEALCRAAEAVSFGDGFEGEALAQAVEERLRHLEDDDRQAAEADALRQRLAADLAQVNARLQEAEREKLEAERLAHEVEIQVAQLRSAEESDRRRLHEMTGGRPVAEARADVEAALEALRRALAEAVRSRQEADVAHDKARTEAAQAEAALQAALRSETRAREAMDSALAESDFATPGDVRDALLDAREADALEAEMEQYRDAVQAVRQRLTDLERQLAGRRVDEQELAAARARAQAAEAAHGEAQQRVGACRQQLEDLEARRTRFTEVSAQLEQAREIARRLKTLSDVLRANAFVQFVGREEMAQVVRQASDRLASLTHGRYRLVLAPNGDFVMRDDHLGGVERPVSTLSGGETFVASLSLALALSAHIQLRGQHPLEFFFLDEGFGTLDPELLDVVMSSLERLRHERMAIGLISHVPELRERVPRRLVVEPAEPGGRGTRVRLERA, encoded by the coding sequence ATGAAGCCCATTCGTCTTGTCATCCAGGGGCTCCGGAGCTACCGGGAGCGGCAGGAGATTGACTTTCAGGCGCTGACCGAACACGGCCTGTTCGGCATCTTTGGGCCGACGGGAAGCGGGAAGTCGACCATTCTCGACGCCATCACCCTGGCGCTCTTCGGGAGTGCCACGCGGGCGTCTCACAACACGCAGGGAACGGTGAATCCGCTCGAGGCGCGGATGGAAATTGTGTTTGAGTTCGAGATTGGCACCGGGGAGAGGCGCAGGCGGTATCGCGTCGAGCGAGCGTTCAAGCGCGGAAACACCGCGCTTTCGGTGACGACGGCCGCGAGTCGTCTGCTCGAGCTGGAAAACCCGGAAAGCGGTGCGCCGGGGCTCGTCATGGTGGCGGAGGGCGCGAGAGAGGTGGACGCCGCCATTCAGCGCATCCTCGGGCTCACGGACAAGGACTTCACCCGCGCCGTCGTTCTGCCCCAGGGGCAGTTCGCCGAATTTCTCCGCCTGTCCGGCGCGGAGCGCGGCATGATGCTGGAGCGGCTGTTCGGCCTCGAGCGGTACGGCAAGAAGTTGGCGGACAAGGTGTCGCAGCGGTTGGCGGAGGGCAACCAGGAGGTCGGCCAGCTCGAAGCGGCCCTTGCCGAGGTGGGAGATGCATCCGAGGAGGCGCTGGCGCGGGCGCAGACCGCGCTTCAGGAGGCCACCTCGGCCCTTCGGTCGGCCGAAGCGGCGCGGCGAGACGCGGAGGCGCACCTGCGAGATCTCGAACGCGTGGCCGAGCTGGATGCGGAGCGTAGACAAGCGGAGGCCGAGGCGGATCGGCTGCGCGAGCGGGCGGACGAGATGGCGAGCGTGGAGGAGAAGCTTTTGCGCCATCGCCGCGCGTCCGTCCTGATGCCCTTGGTGAAGGCGTGGGAAGAGGCGGCGGAAGGGGTGCGAGCCGCCGAGGCGGGCGCGCAGTCTGCCAGTGCTGCGCTCCAAGAGGCCGAGGCGCGGGTGGATGACGCCGCGCGATCGGAGCGGGAGGCCGCGGCCAGGCGAGAAGCCGAGGAGCCCGCGCTTCTCGCGCAACAGGCCCTTCTCCGGGAGGCGGAGGCGCTCGAGCGCGCATGGCAGGACAAGGCGCGTGCTGCGGCGGAGGCAGAGGCAGAACTCCAGGCGCAGCGGGCGCGCTTGGCGGCTGCGCAGGAGACGTGCGCCCAGTTGGAGGCGGAGGCGCAGGCACTTCGGGATGGAATCGAAGAGGCTGAACGCGCGTTCCGGGCGCACCATGTGCCGCCAGAGGTGAGATCCGCCCTGGACCGCCTCCGCCGCGCGCGCGACGATTGGAAGGCCGCAGCCCTTGCCCGGGCGCAGGAAGCGAAGCGCCTCGACGTGCGGCGAGCGGAGGTGGAGGCCGCGGAACGGGCGTACCGCGCCGCGCAGGAGGCGAGAAGCGCCCTGCTCGACGAGGCGCAGGCGCTCGAGGCGGCCAAGGCGGCGCACGAAGGCTCGAAACCCCCGGTGTCGCGCGACGGGATCGCCCATCTGCGCGCCTGGCTTCTGCGCGCGGAGGAGCGCGTGCACGAGCTCGCGCAGGCGGAGCAGGCCGTCGCCGCGGCCCGAAAACGGCGGGAGACGGTGGAGCGCGCGCGGACACAGGCGGAGGAGGTCCGGAACGCGCGCGCGAACGCGGCTGAGGCGGCTCGGGAGGCCATGGAGCGGCTGCGGTCCGAGTGGGATGCGCGGTGGGCTGCGCGGGAGCGCGAGCTTCTCGCGGCCTTGGCGCGTGAACTCGTGGAGGGGCAGCCGTGTCCGGTGTGTGGTTCGACGCATCACCCAAACCCGGCTGCCGGCGCGGTGGACGAAGCGGAGCCATGGACCGACGCGGACGATCTCGCCCTGGCCGGCGCGGAATCCGCGTGGCGCGAAGCGGAGGACGCGCTTCGAGATGCGGAGCGACAGTATCAGGCGGCGTTTGCGCAGGCGGAAGTGGCAGAGCGCGACCTGGCGCGTGCGGAGGAAGAACGTTCGCGCAGGCTCACGGCGCTCGCGGAACTGTGGCCCGAGGCGCCGGGCGCGGCGGGGGCTGACGTGCCCGAATCGGCGGACGGCTTTCGACCGCATCTGCGCCGCGCGGCGGACGAGATTGCGGCGGGAGAAGAGGCGTGGGCGGCGTGGGAAGGTCGGGCGAAGGAACTGGCGGATCAGTGGGCGGTCCTCACCGAGCGCCTGCAGCGCGCCTCCGGGGAGGTCTTGGCAGCGGAGGAGCGCCTGAAGGCAGCGAAGGTCGAGTGGGAGCGCCAGCGCGCGAGCGCGGATCTGGCGGAGGAGCAGGTGCGGGCGTCGGCGGAGGCATTGTGCCGGGCCGCTGAAGCGGTGTCGTTTGGCGACGGGTTCGAGGGCGAGGCGCTCGCCCAGGCGGTCGAGGAGCGGCTGCGCCACCTGGAGGACGACGATCGCCAGGCTGCGGAGGCGGATGCGCTGCGCCAGCGGCTGGCGGCGGATCTCGCACAGGTCAACGCCCGCCTGCAAGAGGCGGAGCGGGAGAAACTTGAGGCGGAGCGCCTAGCGCACGAGGTGGAGATTCAGGTTGCGCAGCTTCGTTCAGCCGAGGAGAGCGACAGGCGCAGGCTTCATGAGATGACCGGCGGGCGGCCGGTGGCGGAGGCTCGCGCAGACGTGGAAGCGGCGCTCGAAGCCCTGAGGCGCGCACTGGCCGAGGCTGTTCGCTCGAGGCAGGAGGCCGACGTGGCGCACGACAAGGCTCGAACAGAGGCGGCGCAAGCCGAGGCGGCGCTGCAAGCCGCCCTTCGGTCGGAGACCCGCGCGCGAGAGGCCATGGATTCGGCGCTCGCCGAGTCCGACTTTGCCACGCCGGGTGACGTGCGGGACGCGCTGCTCGACGCGCGTGAAGCGGACGCGCTGGAGGCGGAGATGGAGCAGTACCGGGACGCGGTCCAGGCGGTGAGACAGCGATTGACCGATCTCGAGCGCCAACTCGCAGGCAGGCGCGTGGACGAGCAAGAGCTTGCCGCGGCCCGGGCCCGTGCACAGGCGGCCGAGGCGGCGCACGGCGAGGCGCAACAGCGCGTCGGCGCGTGCAGGCAACAACTGGAGGACCTCGAAGCCCGGCGCACCCGCTTCACGGAGGTGAGCGCGCAGCTCGAGCAGGCGCGTGAGATAGCACGCAGGCTGAAGACGCTTAGCGATGTGCTCCGGGCCAACGCGTTTGTGCAGTTCGTGGGGCGCGAGGAGATGGCCCAGGTAGTGCGGCAGGCGTCGGATCGGCTTGCTTCCTTGACCCACGGCCGATACCGCCTCGTGCTCGCGCCGAACGGCGATTTTGTGATGCGCGACGATCACCTCGGCGGCGTCGAGCGCCCCGTGTCGACGCTGTCGGGCGGGGAGACGTTTGTGGCCTCGCTGTCCCTCGCGCTGGCGCTCTCCGCGCACATCCAGCTTCGCGGCCAGCATCCGCTCGAGTTTTTCTTCCTGGACGAGGGCTTCGGCACGCTGGATCCCGAACTGCTGGACGTGGTTATGTCCTCGCTCGAACGGCTCCGCCACGAGCGCATGGCCATTGGGCTCATCAGCCACGTGCCGGAACTCCGCGAGCGCGTGCCGCGCCGGCTGGTGGTCGAACCCGCGGAGCCCGGTGGGCGCGGGACGCGCGTGCGGCTGGAGCGGGCGTGA
- a CDS encoding MFS transporter yields the protein MLSHRFTQSLPKETYAFLVARLFNAMGSAFIWPLTTIYVHNVLHGNYATAGWVLFGQSLAGALGQFAGGAMYHRLGPMRLIVGSLLLTALAQWSLMLAHSLPPYAAAIAANSFLISATQPALNAFVGNRWKSVSARLFNTMYVMTNIGIAVGTALAGVIASVSFTLTFFLNGLLTLSFAAFMWRFLRRLGTESEDAPVDAMPQINASAWQLFRNYRVYALLGAGMLALSLALAAWNSGVAPYLNQTGHRPDAYSVLWTVNGMLILVGQPVIGWIKRRVAQSTAQLVLSSALYAAAFAGMAVAHRAYPALVAGMVVATFGEMLNAPTVPELVTRMTGPHAAFYLGLVGAIGNVGSLLGPVLFGHLFDLAGISPILWVATGASAAATAAFAGYSRVVRRLGDTPGAPNGMRTPSADEGTQFTG from the coding sequence ATGCTTTCGCACCGTTTCACGCAGTCCTTACCCAAAGAGACGTACGCGTTTCTCGTCGCGCGACTGTTCAACGCGATGGGGAGCGCTTTCATTTGGCCGCTCACTACCATCTACGTACACAATGTGCTTCACGGCAATTACGCGACCGCAGGCTGGGTGTTGTTCGGCCAGTCGCTCGCGGGCGCCCTTGGCCAATTCGCGGGCGGCGCCATGTATCATCGGCTCGGGCCGATGCGGCTCATCGTCGGGTCGCTGCTTTTGACCGCGCTCGCGCAGTGGAGCCTCATGTTGGCGCATTCACTGCCGCCCTACGCCGCGGCCATCGCGGCGAACAGCTTTCTCATCTCCGCCACCCAGCCTGCGCTGAACGCGTTTGTGGGCAACCGGTGGAAATCGGTCAGCGCGCGGCTCTTCAACACCATGTACGTGATGACGAACATCGGCATCGCCGTCGGCACGGCGCTCGCGGGCGTGATCGCCTCCGTGTCGTTCACGCTCACGTTCTTCCTAAATGGCCTCCTCACGCTGTCGTTTGCGGCGTTCATGTGGCGGTTTCTGCGCAGGCTTGGGACTGAGTCCGAGGATGCCCCCGTCGACGCCATGCCACAAATCAATGCGTCGGCGTGGCAACTCTTTCGAAACTACCGGGTCTATGCACTGCTTGGGGCAGGCATGCTGGCTCTGAGTCTCGCGCTCGCCGCCTGGAACTCCGGCGTGGCGCCGTATCTCAACCAGACCGGACACCGCCCGGACGCGTACAGCGTACTATGGACGGTGAACGGCATGCTGATTCTCGTGGGCCAGCCGGTGATTGGGTGGATCAAGCGCCGCGTGGCCCAGTCCACCGCCCAGCTCGTCTTAAGCAGCGCGCTGTACGCCGCCGCCTTTGCCGGGATGGCCGTCGCGCACCGAGCGTATCCCGCGCTCGTGGCTGGGATGGTGGTGGCGACGTTCGGCGAGATGCTGAACGCCCCCACGGTGCCGGAACTGGTCACGCGCATGACCGGGCCGCATGCGGCGTTTTACCTCGGACTTGTCGGCGCCATCGGCAACGTCGGCAGCCTTCTCGGGCCCGTCCTGTTTGGCCATCTGTTCGATCTCGCCGGCATCTCGCCCATCCTCTGGGTGGCAACAGGGGCAAGTGCGGCGGCCACGGCGGCGTTCGCGGGGTATTCGCGGGTGGTCAGGCGCCTCGGCGACACGCCCGGAGCGCCGAACGGCATGCGCACGCCATCCGCCGATGAAGGGACGCAGTTCACAGGTTGA
- a CDS encoding heavy metal translocating P-type ATPase, which translates to MSETRELTLPIEGMTCAACAARIEKNLAKLPGVQQANVNLASERARVVLTSNTPWTEVIDKIEKTGYSVPLREVDLRITGMTCAACAARIEKVVGRLDAVKEVSVNLASEKARVAYVPGVIEVEDIIRAVEKAGYGAALASEVEAEEEARKRRAYRRDLATFALSALLTLPLVVQMFVMLAGGRPFLPNWAAWLLATPVQFHVGWRFYKGAYHALRGGAANMDVLVALGTTVAYVFSAVLTVEGRRDVYFDSSATVVTLIFMGKLLEARAKARSSAAISSLAKIGAKVAHVLRDGEEADVPVEALAVGDLVRVKPGERVPADGVVVEGWTSVDESFLTGEPLPVTKRPGDEVVGASLNQANPFVMRVAKVGRDTALAQVIRLVERAQGSKAPVQRLADRISGVFVPAVLGVALVTFLVWGALGHWSHGLFAAIAVLVIACPCSLGLATPTAIMVGTGHGAEQGILVKGGEHLEMAARVDTVVFDKTGTLTVGKPVVTEVWAAEGVLEEDVLRLAAALEAQSEHPLGRAVVEAAKARGVEIPAAKDVTAVPGRGIEGVVEGVRVRVGSPSFVSSAAPGLPEEVRGKLTGPGRTVAVVAQGNRVIGAIAMADEVKPDAREAVAALREMGVDVWMMTGDAEETAREVAARLGIEHVMAEVMPGDKAAKVEALRKSGRVVAMVGDGINDAPALAAADVGMAMGTGADVALEVADVALMRGDVWAAVDALRLAKATMRKIRQNLFWALVYNVLGIPLAALGVLSPIIAGAAMALSSVSVVSNSLLLRRTRLGSPLRQ; encoded by the coding sequence ATGTCAGAAACCCGCGAATTGACGTTGCCTATCGAAGGCATGACGTGTGCCGCCTGTGCGGCGCGGATCGAGAAGAACCTGGCGAAGCTGCCGGGCGTGCAGCAGGCGAACGTGAATCTCGCGTCCGAGCGGGCCCGCGTGGTGCTGACCTCCAACACGCCGTGGACCGAGGTGATCGACAAAATTGAAAAGACCGGGTACTCGGTCCCGCTGCGCGAGGTGGACCTGCGCATCACCGGCATGACGTGCGCCGCGTGCGCGGCGCGGATCGAGAAGGTGGTCGGGCGCCTGGACGCGGTGAAAGAGGTAAGCGTCAACCTTGCGTCGGAGAAGGCGCGGGTGGCGTATGTGCCGGGCGTGATCGAAGTCGAGGATATCATTCGCGCGGTGGAGAAGGCGGGCTACGGCGCGGCGCTTGCGAGCGAGGTGGAGGCGGAGGAAGAGGCGCGCAAGCGGCGGGCGTATCGGCGCGATCTCGCCACGTTCGCCCTGTCCGCCCTGCTCACGCTGCCGCTCGTCGTCCAGATGTTTGTCATGCTCGCGGGCGGGCGCCCGTTTCTTCCGAACTGGGCCGCCTGGCTTCTCGCGACGCCCGTCCAGTTCCACGTGGGATGGCGCTTCTACAAAGGGGCGTACCACGCGCTGCGCGGCGGCGCGGCCAACATGGACGTACTCGTGGCGCTCGGCACCACGGTGGCGTACGTGTTCAGCGCCGTTCTGACGGTGGAGGGGCGCCGGGACGTGTACTTTGATAGCTCCGCCACGGTCGTGACGCTCATCTTCATGGGCAAGCTGCTCGAGGCGCGGGCGAAGGCGAGATCGAGCGCGGCCATCTCGTCGCTCGCGAAGATTGGGGCGAAGGTGGCGCACGTGCTGCGGGACGGCGAGGAGGCGGATGTGCCGGTTGAGGCGCTTGCGGTGGGCGATCTCGTCCGCGTGAAACCGGGCGAGCGGGTGCCTGCGGACGGCGTTGTGGTGGAAGGATGGACGAGTGTCGACGAGTCGTTTTTGACCGGCGAGCCGCTGCCTGTGACCAAGCGCCCGGGCGATGAGGTGGTGGGCGCGTCCCTGAACCAGGCGAATCCCTTCGTGATGCGCGTTGCGAAGGTGGGGAGGGACACGGCGCTGGCCCAGGTCATCCGGCTGGTGGAGCGCGCTCAAGGATCGAAGGCGCCGGTGCAGCGCCTGGCGGATCGCATCTCCGGCGTCTTTGTCCCGGCCGTGCTGGGGGTGGCCCTCGTCACGTTCCTCGTATGGGGCGCCTTGGGGCACTGGTCGCACGGGCTGTTTGCGGCGATTGCAGTGCTCGTGATTGCCTGCCCGTGCTCGCTCGGGCTTGCCACGCCGACGGCCATCATGGTGGGCACGGGGCACGGCGCCGAGCAGGGAATCCTCGTGAAGGGCGGCGAGCACCTGGAGATGGCAGCGCGCGTAGACACTGTCGTGTTTGACAAGACCGGGACGCTGACGGTGGGGAAGCCCGTCGTGACGGAAGTCTGGGCAGCCGAGGGCGTCCTGGAAGAGGACGTGTTGAGGTTGGCGGCCGCACTTGAGGCGCAGAGCGAGCACCCGCTCGGACGCGCGGTGGTCGAGGCGGCGAAGGCGCGCGGCGTGGAGATTCCGGCGGCGAAGGACGTGACGGCCGTGCCGGGGCGCGGCATCGAGGGCGTGGTGGAGGGTGTGCGCGTGCGGGTGGGCAGCCCGAGCTTCGTGTCCTCCGCTGCGCCGGGCCTGCCGGAGGAAGTGCGCGGCAAGCTCACGGGGCCGGGCCGCACCGTCGCGGTGGTGGCGCAGGGGAATCGGGTGATAGGTGCCATTGCCATGGCCGACGAGGTGAAGCCGGACGCGCGCGAGGCGGTGGCTGCGCTTCGGGAGATGGGCGTGGACGTGTGGATGATGACCGGCGACGCGGAGGAGACCGCGCGCGAAGTGGCGGCGCGCCTCGGCATTGAGCACGTGATGGCCGAGGTCATGCCTGGCGACAAGGCGGCGAAGGTGGAGGCGCTACGGAAGTCCGGGCGCGTCGTGGCCATGGTCGGCGACGGCATCAACGACGCGCCGGCGCTCGCCGCGGCGGACGTGGGCATGGCGATGGGCACGGGCGCCGATGTGGCGCTCGAGGTTGCGGACGTGGCGCTGATGCGCGGCGACGTGTGGGCCGCGGTGGACGCGCTGCGCCTCGCCAAGGCGACCATGCGCAAGATCCGGCAGAACCTGTTCTGGGCGCTCGTGTACAACGTGCTCGGGATTCCGCTCGCTGCCTTAGGCGTTTTGAGCCCCATCATCGCCGGGGCCGCGATGGCCTTAAGCTCAGTGAGCGTGGTGTCAAACAGCCTGCTCTTGCGGCGCACGCGCCTCGGCTCGCCGTTGCGCCAGTAG
- a CDS encoding class I adenylate-forming enzyme family protein codes for MERIFTYPAIIKAQAERMGDAPYLVWKLDGEEPASLSYRAYADACAAVASWLQDEGIRPGHRVALALENSPEMVVAYGAVTSMGAIAVPINPTLSLQEMAFILQDVEASAFIGPPDRAEALAAHGDVASVERWLTPDVLWHRVASGGEGAPHNADVRPDSTAMILYTSGTTGRPKGVMLSHEGVLRTAQTVCDYLESTDGERILNLLPMTHCFSICVEILHALLAGGTLFIRSGTFAPRAVLGEIERHRVTFICGVPSIFMLLNEALKRHPVDVSSLRVGLVGGAPVPVETIREFEAQTGIVIVEGYGQTELSPLATLQPPHPDKRRLSSCGLPIPGTEVRIVDAEGRDVPVGEPGELLVRGFNVMQGYWRQPERTAETIEKDGWLHTGDVFRRDADGYLYAVDRLKDVIIYGGFNIYPKEVETVLYRHASVLEAYVVGAPDALKGEIPVAFVRIDESADPAAVQAELEALCREELAPYKRPRRYHFVDAFPKTSTGKVLRRELRQMAAAM; via the coding sequence GTGGAACGAATCTTCACCTATCCAGCCATCATCAAAGCCCAGGCGGAGCGCATGGGCGACGCGCCGTACCTCGTCTGGAAGCTCGATGGCGAAGAACCAGCATCCCTCTCCTACCGCGCCTATGCCGACGCGTGCGCCGCGGTGGCGTCGTGGCTCCAGGACGAGGGCATTCGGCCAGGCCATCGCGTCGCGCTCGCGCTTGAGAATTCGCCCGAGATGGTCGTGGCGTACGGGGCCGTCACCTCCATGGGCGCCATCGCCGTGCCCATCAACCCGACGCTGTCCTTGCAGGAGATGGCGTTCATCCTTCAGGACGTCGAAGCAAGCGCCTTCATCGGCCCGCCGGATCGCGCAGAAGCGCTCGCCGCGCACGGCGATGTGGCGAGCGTAGAGCGGTGGCTCACGCCAGATGTGCTGTGGCATCGCGTGGCGTCGGGCGGCGAAGGGGCGCCGCACAATGCGGACGTTCGCCCCGATTCCACGGCCATGATCCTCTACACCTCGGGAACCACGGGCAGGCCGAAAGGCGTCATGCTGAGCCATGAAGGCGTGCTCCGCACCGCGCAGACCGTGTGCGACTACCTCGAGTCGACGGACGGCGAGCGCATCCTGAACCTGCTCCCCATGACGCACTGCTTCTCCATCTGCGTCGAAATTTTGCACGCGCTGCTTGCGGGCGGCACGCTGTTCATCCGATCCGGCACGTTCGCGCCCCGCGCCGTGCTTGGCGAGATCGAGCGGCATCGGGTGACGTTCATCTGCGGCGTGCCGAGCATCTTCATGCTGCTGAACGAGGCCCTGAAGAGGCACCCGGTCGATGTGTCCTCGCTGCGCGTAGGTCTTGTCGGCGGCGCGCCGGTCCCCGTGGAGACCATCCGCGAGTTCGAGGCGCAGACCGGCATCGTCATTGTGGAAGGTTACGGCCAGACCGAGCTGTCCCCGCTCGCGACGCTGCAGCCGCCTCATCCGGACAAGCGCCGGCTGTCGTCCTGCGGCCTGCCGATTCCGGGGACGGAGGTCCGCATCGTCGACGCGGAAGGCCGGGACGTGCCGGTGGGCGAACCCGGCGAGCTTTTGGTGCGCGGATTCAACGTCATGCAGGGGTACTGGCGGCAACCCGAGCGGACGGCCGAGACCATCGAGAAAGACGGCTGGCTGCACACGGGCGACGTGTTCCGCCGGGACGCGGACGGCTATCTGTACGCCGTCGACCGCCTGAAGGACGTGATCATCTACGGGGGGTTCAACATCTATCCGAAAGAGGTGGAGACGGTGCTCTATCGGCACGCGTCGGTGCTGGAAGCGTACGTCGTCGGCGCACCGGACGCGCTGAAGGGCGAGATCCCCGTGGCGTTTGTCCGCATCGACGAATCGGCCGATCCGGCCGCCGTGCAAGCGGAACTCGAGGCGCTCTGCCGCGAGGAGCTCGCGCCGTACAAGCGCCCGCGCCGGTATCACTTTGTGGATGCCTTCCCCAAGACGTCGACCGGCAAGGTGTTGCGGCGGGAGCTCCGGCAGATGGCTGCCGCCATGTGA
- a CDS encoding anti-sigma factor, with product MSPSRRLCRYLSAYLTGDLDEPTLEAFEHHVAHCSACQRALAEVMPSWQMLLEVEPDEADRAYAESWQKDILSRVLGRDVPARAGRRSWRVRPERVYQIWAYAASFAAAAASLALALVWKSASSPQGPPANAIASAASTPIADVAMKPVAGEARGSLYVFRQGTSQRLVLVVEGLKPVSAPGAYSVWYVHGDVHQLAATLRVDPHGVGIAMLPSPPREAEMVGITREPDAKDVRPKGTRVLIAKLPSNAL from the coding sequence ATGAGTCCGTCCCGGCGCCTGTGCCGTTACCTCAGCGCGTACCTGACGGGCGATCTCGACGAGCCCACGCTCGAGGCGTTCGAGCACCACGTGGCCCACTGCAGCGCGTGCCAGCGGGCGCTCGCCGAGGTGATGCCGTCCTGGCAAATGCTCCTCGAGGTCGAACCGGACGAGGCGGATCGCGCGTACGCGGAATCGTGGCAGAAGGACATTCTCTCCCGCGTGCTGGGGCGAGATGTGCCTGCGCGGGCAGGGCGGCGCAGCTGGCGCGTGCGGCCGGAGCGCGTGTACCAGATCTGGGCGTATGCCGCGTCCTTCGCCGCTGCGGCGGCCTCGCTCGCCCTCGCGCTGGTGTGGAAGTCCGCTTCCTCGCCGCAGGGCCCGCCCGCAAATGCCATCGCCAGTGCGGCGAGCACGCCCATCGCCGATGTCGCGATGAAGCCCGTCGCTGGAGAGGCGCGCGGCAGCCTTTACGTGTTCCGCCAAGGAACGTCGCAGCGGCTCGTCCTTGTGGTGGAGGGGCTGAAGCCGGTATCGGCGCCCGGCGCGTACAGCGTGTGGTACGTGCACGGTGACGTGCATCAGCTCGCGGCGACGCTCAGGGTGGATCCGCACGGCGTCGGAATTGCCATGCTCCCGAGCCCGCCGCGGGAAGCGGAGATGGTGGGCATCACGCGGGAGCCGGACGCGAAGGATGTGCGGCCGAAGGGGACGCGCGTGCTCATCGCCAAGCTGCCGAGCAACGCGCTGTGA
- a CDS encoding RNA polymerase sigma factor — MVSDEELMMRVAAGDADALQELYQRYAPRVTAIARNMIRDSDAVKDVVQDVFLRVWRTRSYNPALGPVAHWLAVVTRHIAVDQLRRAKPHKQVLQLEVDPRAPSDAPSDAALLRADLARALRAIRAEERDVLVLAYVHGMTLREIANRLQIPLGTVKTRLHRGLRGLRQQLAEYPEVEP; from the coding sequence GTGGTATCTGACGAGGAACTGATGATGCGCGTGGCGGCGGGCGATGCGGACGCGCTCCAAGAACTGTACCAGCGATACGCGCCGCGCGTGACCGCCATCGCGCGCAACATGATACGAGATTCGGATGCGGTCAAAGACGTCGTGCAGGACGTCTTTTTGCGCGTCTGGCGGACGCGATCGTACAATCCCGCGCTGGGGCCGGTCGCCCACTGGCTGGCCGTCGTCACGCGCCACATCGCGGTGGATCAGCTGCGCCGCGCCAAGCCCCACAAGCAGGTCCTCCAGCTCGAGGTGGACCCCCGCGCCCCGTCCGACGCTCCGAGTGACGCTGCACTTCTCCGGGCCGATCTCGCCCGCGCCCTGCGCGCCATCCGGGCGGAGGAGCGCGACGTGCTCGTCCTCGCGTACGTGCACGGCATGACGCTGCGCGAAATCGCCAATCGCCTCCAGATTCCACTCGGGACGGTGAAGACGCGGCTGCACCGAGGGCTTCGGGGGCTTCGACAACAGTTGGCTGAATATCCGGAGGTGGAACCATGA